A genomic stretch from Sphingobacterium sp. ML3W includes:
- a CDS encoding glycoside hydrolase 43 family protein → MRIFVLVFSFFAVFTSASAQQAKNPIIFADVPDLSMIRVGDTYYMSSTTMHMNPGLPIMKSKDLVNWALINYAYNSLGNTEELNLWQQKNAYGHGSWASSLRFHDGKYYVSTFSANTGKTHIYTTRDLENGPWEATEFKPMLHDHSLFFENGKAYMLWGGGRIHLAELLPDLSGMKPGTERILIEDASLPSLPKEGRMGLPAEGSQLFRINGMYYLFNISWPVNGMRTVIVHRAARLEGPYEGKVVLQDQGVAQGGLIDMPNGQWYAYLFQDHGAVGRIPYLVPVSWEDGWPVLGVQGKVPALLALPANKALMPGIVNSDDFNRNKNQPALPLVWQWNHNPDPDLWSVTERKGFLRLKTGAITNDFLQAKNTLTQRTIGPTCSASVAIDVSQMKDGDFAGLSLLQKNYGLLGVRMEGNKKSLIMVNAMTGVPEEVARINLQDRNIFLKASCDFANKRDIADFFYSTDGRHWTAIGNPLKMSYTIPHFMGYRFGLFNYASKAAGGFVDIDYFHITTE, encoded by the coding sequence ATGAGAATATTCGTACTCGTTTTCTCTTTTTTTGCCGTGTTTACTAGTGCTTCGGCGCAACAGGCGAAAAACCCGATCATTTTTGCTGATGTGCCTGATCTATCAATGATACGTGTCGGCGATACCTATTACATGAGTAGTACGACTATGCATATGAACCCCGGACTTCCGATTATGAAATCCAAAGATCTAGTCAATTGGGCATTGATCAACTATGCGTACAACAGCTTGGGAAATACCGAAGAACTGAACCTGTGGCAGCAAAAAAACGCCTATGGACACGGTTCATGGGCGAGCAGTTTACGTTTCCATGATGGTAAATATTACGTCAGCACATTTTCTGCTAACACAGGAAAAACGCATATCTACACAACGAGAGATCTGGAAAATGGTCCCTGGGAAGCAACGGAATTTAAGCCAATGCTACACGATCATAGCTTATTTTTTGAAAATGGGAAAGCATACATGCTATGGGGTGGAGGGCGTATACATTTGGCCGAACTACTGCCAGACCTTTCGGGTATGAAACCAGGAACGGAACGGATTTTGATCGAAGATGCTTCTTTGCCAAGTTTACCTAAAGAAGGAAGGATGGGGCTGCCTGCAGAAGGTTCACAACTGTTCAGGATAAATGGTATGTATTATCTTTTTAATATTTCCTGGCCGGTGAATGGGATGCGTACCGTGATCGTGCATCGTGCTGCTCGACTTGAAGGACCTTATGAAGGTAAGGTGGTCCTCCAGGATCAGGGGGTAGCACAAGGCGGCTTGATCGATATGCCGAACGGGCAATGGTATGCCTACCTTTTTCAGGACCACGGCGCAGTTGGCAGAATCCCATATTTGGTACCTGTCAGCTGGGAAGATGGGTGGCCCGTCTTGGGTGTTCAAGGGAAAGTACCAGCTTTATTAGCTCTACCGGCTAATAAAGCGCTCATGCCGGGTATTGTCAATTCGGATGATTTTAATAGAAACAAAAATCAACCAGCTTTGCCTTTGGTCTGGCAATGGAATCATAATCCTGACCCCGATCTGTGGTCAGTAACTGAACGAAAAGGCTTTTTGCGCTTAAAAACCGGAGCGATTACAAACGACTTCTTACAAGCCAAAAATACACTGACACAACGAACGATTGGGCCTACCTGTAGCGCTTCTGTTGCTATAGATGTGTCGCAGATGAAAGATGGTGATTTCGCAGGCTTGTCTCTGTTGCAAAAGAATTATGGTCTCCTGGGCGTTCGAATGGAAGGAAACAAAAAATCACTGATTATGGTCAATGCGATGACGGGAGTTCCGGAAGAAGTCGCCAGGATCAACCTGCAAGATCGAAATATATTTCTAAAAGCGAGTTGCGATTTTGCCAATAAAAGAGACATCGCAGATTTTTTTTACAGTACTGATGGACGACATTGGACTGCAATAGGTAACCCGTTGAAAATGAGCTACACCATACCGCATTTTATGGGGTATCGATTTGGGCTTTTTAACTACGCCAGTAAAGCGGCTGGAGGATTTGTTGATATTGATTATTTCCACATTACTACAGAGTAA
- a CDS encoding alpha/beta hydrolase-fold protein, with protein sequence MRKIICTALWVFSFSLLSQAQQAAPKGFDVEQKLMSTGKIDSIIYPSKTVGVSRKALIYTPPGYDIQKRYPVLYLLHGIGGDEREWLRHGNPQVILDNLYGEGKIEPMVVVMPNGRAMKDDRSGGNVMAQERVVAFSTFEKDLIDDLIPFIEQQFSVVRDREHRAIFGLSMGGGQALNFGLGHIDTFAWVGGFSSAPNTKMPQELLPVPKEAKGKLKLLWISCGDQDGLLHISKRTHEYLLAHEVPHMYYLEPGGHDFNVWKNDLYQIAQLLFKVVK encoded by the coding sequence ATGAGAAAGATTATTTGCACAGCATTATGGGTTTTTTCGTTTAGCCTTTTATCGCAGGCACAACAGGCTGCACCCAAGGGATTTGATGTCGAACAGAAACTTATGTCGACCGGAAAAATAGATTCTATTATTTATCCGTCCAAAACAGTTGGCGTATCTCGAAAAGCATTGATATATACTCCGCCTGGATATGATATCCAAAAGAGATATCCTGTATTGTACCTCCTGCATGGAATCGGAGGCGATGAAAGGGAATGGTTGCGACACGGAAATCCGCAAGTTATTTTGGATAACCTGTATGGCGAAGGAAAAATAGAACCAATGGTGGTAGTTATGCCTAATGGTCGAGCCATGAAAGATGACCGATCTGGCGGAAACGTCATGGCACAGGAACGGGTGGTTGCATTCTCAACTTTTGAAAAGGATTTGATTGACGACCTGATTCCATTTATTGAACAACAATTTTCAGTTGTCCGTGACCGTGAGCACCGCGCAATTTTTGGTCTATCTATGGGCGGTGGTCAGGCGCTGAATTTTGGTCTGGGACATATTGATACATTTGCTTGGGTAGGTGGATTTTCTTCTGCCCCCAACACCAAGATGCCACAAGAGCTATTACCCGTTCCCAAGGAAGCGAAAGGCAAGCTAAAATTGTTGTGGATATCCTGCGGGGATCAAGACGGCTTACTGCATATTAGCAAAAGGACACACGAGTATCTTTTGGCTCATGAGGTGCCCCACATGTACTATTTGGAACCTGGAGGACATGATTTCAACGTTTGGAAGAATGATCTTTATCAAATTGCTCAATTGCTATTTAAGGTGGTTAAATAG
- a CDS encoding transketolase C-terminal domain-containing protein, which translates to MKKYTYTESKDTRSGFGAGLVEAAKQDENVVALCADLIGSLKMNDFINAYPERFFQIGIAEANMMGIAAGLTIGGKIPFTGTFANFSTGRVYDQIRQSIAYSDKNVKIAASHAGLTLGEDGATHQILEDIGLMKMLPGMTVINPCDYNQTKAATVAAARHKGPVYLRFGRPIVPVFTDENQEFEIGKAIMINPGTAVTIIATGHLVWEAILAGEELEKLGIDAEIINIHTIKPLDNQAILVSIAKTGCVVTAEEHNRIGGLGDSVAQLLSVQMPAPQEYIAVDDSFGESGTPQELMDKYRLNADAIVAAVLRVLKRKLIKS; encoded by the coding sequence ATGAAAAAATATACCTATACAGAATCAAAAGATACACGTTCCGGTTTTGGTGCAGGGCTGGTAGAAGCTGCAAAACAAGACGAAAATGTGGTTGCGCTTTGCGCAGATCTAATTGGTTCCCTCAAGATGAATGATTTTATCAATGCCTATCCAGAACGGTTTTTTCAGATCGGTATTGCCGAAGCTAATATGATGGGGATCGCAGCTGGGCTAACCATCGGTGGCAAAATCCCTTTTACGGGTACATTTGCTAACTTTTCGACGGGAAGGGTTTACGATCAGATTCGGCAATCAATTGCCTATTCGGATAAAAATGTGAAGATCGCAGCCTCTCACGCCGGACTTACTTTGGGTGAAGATGGCGCGACCCACCAGATCCTCGAAGATATTGGATTGATGAAGATGCTTCCTGGCATGACAGTGATCAATCCCTGCGACTATAACCAGACTAAGGCAGCAACAGTTGCAGCAGCCAGACATAAAGGGCCTGTTTACTTGCGCTTTGGGCGTCCGATTGTCCCTGTTTTTACAGATGAAAATCAAGAGTTTGAGATCGGAAAAGCGATTATGATCAACCCCGGGACTGCGGTTACCATCATTGCAACAGGACACTTAGTATGGGAGGCAATCCTGGCGGGTGAGGAATTGGAGAAACTGGGAATCGACGCCGAAATCATCAATATACATACGATCAAACCCCTGGACAACCAGGCTATACTAGTCTCGATCGCAAAAACAGGTTGCGTGGTGACAGCCGAAGAACATAACCGTATTGGTGGCCTAGGTGACAGTGTCGCGCAACTCTTGTCCGTGCAGATGCCTGCACCTCAGGAATATATTGCTGTAGATGATAGTTTCGGCGAATCGGGAACACCACAAGAGCTTATGGACAAATACAGGCTAAATGCCGATGCCATCGTAGCCGCGGTACTTCGGGTACTCAAAAGAAAACTAATCAAGTCGTAA
- a CDS encoding transketolase — MKNSVHNLEAIVAQVRRDIVRMVHGCQSGHPGGSLGCTELLVCLYFELMQRNEQFDLNGSGEDLFFLSNGHISPVFYSVLARAGYFPIDELATFRKLNSRLQGHPTTHEGLPGIRIASGSLGQGLSVSIGAAQAKKLNNDNRLVYVLMGDGELQEGQIWEAAMYAAHNRIDNLIAIVDYNGAQIDGATNDVLSLGDLPGKWIAFGWKVIEVRRGNDISSVIAGLRKAQDATKRRFPVMVLLHTEMGNGVDFMMGSHKWHGIAPNDAQLASALNQNTETLGDYIA; from the coding sequence ATTAAAAATAGTGTACACAATTTAGAGGCGATCGTTGCGCAAGTGCGGCGGGATATCGTCCGTATGGTTCATGGTTGTCAATCTGGGCATCCCGGTGGATCGCTGGGTTGTACCGAATTATTGGTCTGCCTGTATTTCGAATTGATGCAGCGAAATGAACAATTTGATTTAAATGGGTCCGGAGAAGATCTGTTTTTCCTTTCCAACGGGCATATATCGCCCGTGTTTTACAGTGTACTGGCGCGCGCAGGATATTTTCCCATTGATGAACTTGCAACATTCAGAAAACTCAATTCGCGTTTGCAGGGCCACCCAACGACCCACGAAGGTTTACCGGGTATCCGTATTGCTTCGGGATCATTGGGACAGGGGCTTTCCGTATCGATCGGAGCTGCTCAAGCCAAAAAATTGAACAACGATAACCGATTGGTATATGTGCTTATGGGGGACGGCGAATTACAAGAGGGCCAGATCTGGGAAGCAGCCATGTATGCAGCTCACAATAGAATAGACAACTTGATTGCGATAGTGGATTATAACGGCGCTCAGATTGATGGGGCTACTAACGATGTGCTCTCACTGGGCGACTTACCGGGCAAATGGATAGCATTTGGTTGGAAGGTTATTGAAGTTAGGCGCGGCAACGACATCAGCTCGGTCATCGCCGGTTTGAGAAAAGCTCAGGATGCTACCAAAAGACGATTTCCGGTCATGGTATTGTTGCACACCGAAATGGGTAATGGTGTCGACTTTATGATGGGCTCGCACAAATGGCATGGGATAGCGCCAAATGATGCACAATTGGCATCGGCGTTGAATCAGAATACCGAGACATTGGGAGACTATATCGCTTAA
- the fsa gene encoding fructose-6-phosphate aldolase produces MKFFIDTASLSEIRIAQNLGILDGVTTNPSLMAKEGITGTENIHAHYRAICSIVEGDVSAEVISTDYNSMIEEGLLLAALDQKIVVKVPMTEDGIKAIKYFNTHQIKTNCTLIFSAGQALLAAKAGATYVSPFVGRLDDISVDGLALIREIRTIYDNYDFPTQILAASVRHSAHILGCAKIGADVMTGPLQAIYALLKHPLTDSGLAQFLADHKRVATQINK; encoded by the coding sequence ATGAAATTTTTTATCGATACAGCAAGTCTCAGTGAGATTCGTATAGCTCAAAATTTAGGGATATTGGATGGTGTGACCACCAACCCTTCACTGATGGCTAAAGAGGGAATCACAGGGACAGAAAATATCCACGCTCATTACCGCGCAATCTGTAGCATCGTCGAAGGCGATGTCAGTGCAGAAGTGATTTCGACCGATTATAACTCCATGATTGAAGAAGGTTTGCTATTGGCGGCCTTAGATCAAAAAATCGTTGTTAAGGTCCCGATGACTGAGGATGGTATTAAAGCGATCAAATATTTTAATACCCATCAGATTAAAACGAACTGTACTTTGATCTTTTCTGCCGGGCAGGCACTTTTGGCTGCCAAGGCTGGCGCCACATATGTATCGCCATTTGTTGGAAGGCTTGATGATATATCTGTCGATGGTTTGGCCTTGATTCGTGAAATACGTACGATCTATGATAATTATGATTTTCCGACGCAGATTTTAGCAGCTTCGGTTCGTCATAGTGCCCATATCTTAGGCTGTGCTAAAATTGGCGCAGATGTAATGACCGGGCCTTTACAGGCTATATATGCATTATTGAAACATCCCTTGACCGATAGTGGACTGGCGCAATTTTTAGCGGATCATAAACGTGTGGCTACACAAATTAATAAATGA
- a CDS encoding hybrid sensor histidine kinase/response regulator transcription factor → MTRTLLLLCLALLTFFSYGQNQPATFQRYSSKDGLSSNTIYSIYRDGDGFLWLGTEDGLNRFDGRHYNVYRYDADKENSLMANHISALCEDKKGRIWIGTNGGGLSYYDREADRIRSYNLTPDGKWLSTAINAIDKDADGNIWIASYGALSILDVNDLQKKSDPKYKYVIQTFAGKVTSCVFRDRQNNMWVSSENAVFRISKDLKTVKRFEVLSEQEGYGNGIEMTSIIEDDKGRIWIGSMLGLKYLNPGELHFNKFIAQQGKGNLSSPRIYTMCYSEKQGLWIGTDNGLDVLNTKDLTIRTFRPDPSNVHSLSHKSIRSIFADNSGIYWIGTFQGGLNKYDTNLSQFRLKSLDFLEGMTGDPAMITSFAAYQNKIFLGVDGGGVWQYDRKTDGISSVKLSASLPSDLTVLALERKLDQLWIGTYQQGVLCYDLMTGSLKRYTAGTKEINLNNNDVFCLKSDFEGNVWVGTNGGGINVIQKGTGIVKKYRRDDGGVDGVQLPGNFIRALEEDQSHHMWIGTYGAGLVMYNPLTKRTTTFDKAHNKLPSNYILAVHSDKNGNLWVGTNGNGVGILRKGKTQFETLSEKDGLANGAIQSIVEDDKGRMWFSTNKGLSCYAPSENKFKNYSNAVGLQEGAFMLGASLKTADGEIYFGGQKGFNHFYPAHLKTNSNPAKVALTDLKIDNVSIQPADKGPIQQSLLTADRIQLKYKQNFSISFAALNLTVPEDNQYEYRLVGFDKNWIRNGKENNAYYTNLDPGDYIFQVRASNNDGIWNKEIKSIAIHVAPPFWRTVYAYIFYVLAIAGTLWWMRHRGIQKLKQKFAIEQERIEAKQLIEQQRRDAETKHQLDAMKIKFLTNLSHEFRTPISLIMGPIDALVSKNKDSKLGDQLALIRRNARRLLNLVNQLLDFRKMEYHELKLQDEDGELVSFVQETYRSFQDMALQKGIDYSFLPCQEKVYCRFDRNKVERILFNLIYNAFKFTKKGGDIAVSISSVNMADQKIHVYLEVRDTGIGIPQQLHESIFESFFQYDNDGKVASQGSGIGLSIAQSFVQMYNGKIAVDSQPAKGSVFTFDLWLDPAEQDHEIPFEQEIITSAEPIEVRQNPLVLIIEDDEDFRYYLKESLSEYYQIIEATNGKDGWQKALFHHPDLVVSDVQMPYLNGMEFSQKLAQDKRTKHIPVVLLTASQVDNGLVCGLESGAVGYLTKPFDMQVLVAKVNSLLQLNQAFKEVYSKQVSIVAPELTVVSEKDKFLQKVLNYVHDNIDNPQLSVEALSSHTSMSRASLYNKLLELTGMSPVDFIRSVKLEKAASLLEKSDKSISEIAYETGFANPNYFTKVFKAKYQMTPSEYIHSQKCTSI, encoded by the coding sequence ATGACACGAACTTTACTGCTATTATGCTTAGCATTGCTAACATTTTTTTCCTATGGGCAGAATCAGCCTGCTACATTTCAACGGTATTCGTCGAAAGATGGACTTTCCTCCAATACCATCTATAGCATTTATCGCGATGGTGATGGTTTTCTCTGGTTGGGAACAGAAGATGGACTTAATCGCTTTGACGGCCGCCATTACAATGTCTATCGTTATGACGCAGACAAAGAAAACAGTTTGATGGCTAATCATATTTCGGCGCTCTGTGAAGATAAAAAAGGTCGGATTTGGATTGGCACAAATGGTGGTGGCTTGAGTTATTACGATCGTGAGGCTGACCGCATTCGTTCGTATAATCTCACTCCAGACGGTAAATGGCTTAGTACAGCTATAAATGCAATTGATAAAGATGCAGATGGAAATATTTGGATCGCCTCCTATGGGGCATTATCTATTTTAGATGTTAACGACCTCCAAAAAAAATCTGATCCAAAATATAAATATGTTATCCAGACCTTTGCAGGAAAAGTGACCAGTTGCGTCTTTCGGGATAGACAAAATAATATGTGGGTTTCATCGGAAAATGCTGTTTTTCGAATTTCAAAGGATCTAAAAACGGTAAAGCGTTTTGAGGTTCTTTCTGAACAAGAAGGTTACGGAAATGGAATTGAAATGACCTCCATCATAGAAGATGATAAAGGCCGCATCTGGATAGGTTCGATGCTCGGACTTAAATACCTCAATCCGGGCGAGCTCCACTTCAATAAGTTTATTGCACAGCAGGGCAAAGGAAATCTGAGCAGCCCACGTATATATACCATGTGTTATAGTGAAAAGCAGGGATTATGGATCGGGACAGATAACGGGCTCGATGTGCTTAATACAAAAGATCTTACAATCCGTACCTTTAGGCCTGATCCAAGCAATGTGCATAGCTTATCACATAAATCTATCCGATCTATATTCGCTGATAACAGTGGCATTTATTGGATAGGTACATTTCAAGGGGGCTTGAATAAGTACGATACCAACTTAAGCCAATTTAGGTTAAAGAGTTTAGACTTCTTGGAGGGAATGACCGGTGATCCTGCTATGATAACCTCATTTGCTGCTTATCAAAACAAGATTTTTCTGGGTGTTGATGGTGGAGGTGTTTGGCAATACGATAGGAAAACAGATGGAATCTCATCGGTGAAACTATCCGCTAGCCTGCCTTCGGATCTTACTGTATTGGCTTTGGAAAGAAAACTCGATCAACTTTGGATCGGTACCTATCAACAGGGGGTACTTTGTTATGATCTTATGACTGGAAGTTTAAAGCGATATACGGCTGGCACAAAGGAGATTAATTTAAATAATAATGATGTTTTTTGCCTAAAAAGTGATTTTGAAGGAAATGTTTGGGTAGGGACCAACGGTGGTGGCATCAATGTCATTCAAAAAGGCACCGGCATTGTAAAGAAATATAGAAGGGATGATGGCGGAGTAGATGGAGTCCAGCTGCCCGGCAATTTTATACGTGCCCTGGAAGAGGACCAAAGTCACCATATGTGGATAGGTACTTATGGGGCAGGGCTTGTCATGTATAATCCCCTGACCAAGCGAACAACAACTTTTGATAAAGCACATAATAAACTGCCTAGCAATTACATACTGGCAGTGCATAGCGACAAAAATGGAAACCTGTGGGTGGGGACCAATGGCAATGGCGTAGGGATACTCCGAAAAGGAAAAACACAATTTGAAACCCTTTCTGAAAAAGATGGCCTAGCGAATGGTGCGATACAGAGTATCGTCGAAGACGATAAAGGACGGATGTGGTTTTCAACGAATAAAGGGTTAAGCTGTTATGCTCCATCGGAAAACAAATTTAAAAACTACTCAAATGCGGTGGGATTACAGGAGGGCGCTTTTATGCTCGGTGCATCCCTAAAGACCGCCGACGGGGAAATATACTTTGGTGGACAAAAGGGTTTTAATCATTTTTATCCGGCGCACCTAAAGACAAATAGCAATCCTGCTAAAGTGGCTCTGACTGACCTAAAAATTGACAATGTCAGCATTCAACCCGCAGATAAAGGACCAATACAACAGTCGTTGTTGACCGCAGATCGTATTCAGTTAAAGTATAAACAAAATTTTTCAATTTCTTTTGCGGCATTAAATCTTACCGTGCCCGAGGATAATCAATATGAGTATCGGCTGGTTGGCTTTGATAAAAACTGGATTCGGAATGGGAAAGAAAATAATGCTTATTATACCAATCTGGATCCCGGAGATTATATCTTCCAGGTGCGTGCCAGCAATAATGACGGAATTTGGAACAAGGAAATCAAATCCATTGCCATACACGTTGCCCCACCATTCTGGCGTACAGTTTATGCCTATATTTTTTATGTGCTTGCAATAGCGGGAACACTGTGGTGGATGCGGCATCGCGGAATACAAAAATTAAAACAAAAATTTGCCATCGAACAGGAGCGTATAGAGGCAAAACAACTTATTGAACAGCAGAGAAGAGATGCCGAAACCAAACATCAGCTTGATGCGATGAAAATAAAGTTTTTAACAAATTTAAGCCATGAATTCCGTACGCCAATTTCATTGATCATGGGGCCTATTGATGCCTTGGTTTCCAAAAATAAGGATAGTAAACTGGGGGATCAGCTTGCGCTCATCAGAAGAAATGCGCGAAGATTGTTAAATCTCGTAAATCAGCTGCTTGATTTCAGAAAAATGGAGTACCACGAGCTGAAACTGCAGGATGAAGATGGCGAATTGGTATCTTTTGTGCAGGAAACGTATCGATCATTTCAGGATATGGCACTGCAAAAGGGGATAGATTACTCTTTTTTGCCTTGCCAAGAGAAGGTATATTGCCGTTTCGACCGCAATAAAGTCGAACGCATTCTATTTAATCTAATCTATAACGCCTTTAAATTCACAAAGAAGGGCGGTGATATCGCAGTAAGTATATCATCAGTAAACATGGCGGACCAAAAAATACATGTCTATCTGGAGGTACGGGACACAGGAATCGGAATTCCTCAGCAGTTGCACGAATCTATATTTGAGAGTTTTTTTCAATATGACAATGATGGCAAGGTTGCTAGCCAGGGTTCGGGCATTGGTCTATCGATCGCGCAGTCATTTGTACAAATGTACAATGGAAAGATCGCGGTGGACAGCCAGCCAGCAAAAGGCAGTGTGTTCACATTTGATCTATGGTTAGATCCTGCAGAGCAGGATCATGAAATCCCATTCGAACAGGAGATCATTACTTCAGCCGAGCCCATTGAAGTGAGACAGAATCCACTTGTGCTGATTATCGAAGATGATGAAGATTTCAGGTATTATCTCAAAGAATCCTTAAGTGAATACTATCAGATCATTGAGGCTACTAATGGGAAAGACGGTTGGCAAAAGGCCCTTTTTCATCACCCTGACCTTGTCGTAAGCGATGTACAAATGCCTTATCTCAACGGAATGGAATTTTCACAGAAATTGGCGCAGGACAAGCGCACAAAACATATCCCTGTCGTATTATTGACCGCTTCACAGGTAGATAATGGACTTGTCTGCGGATTGGAATCCGGTGCGGTAGGTTACCTTACAAAACCTTTTGATATGCAAGTTCTTGTTGCAAAGGTCAATAGTTTGCTCCAGTTAAATCAAGCATTTAAAGAAGTTTATAGTAAGCAGGTGTCAATTGTAGCTCCCGAATTGACCGTCGTCTCCGAAAAGGATAAGTTTTTGCAAAAAGTATTGAACTACGTCCACGATAATATCGATAACCCACAATTGTCGGTTGAGGCACTGAGTAGCCACACCTCAATGAGTAGAGCGTCTTTGTACAATAAACTACTGGAACTTACAGGAATGTCACCTGTAGATTTTATCCGCTCAGTAAAACTGGAGAAGGCCGCGAGCTTGCTGGAGAAAAGTGATAAGTCCATTTCTGAAATTGCCTACGAAACGGGATTCGCAAATCCGAACTATTTTACCAAGGTCTTCAAAGCAAAATATCAGATGACGCCAAGTGAATATATTCATTCGCAAAAATGTACTTCGATATAA